In Schistocerca cancellata isolate TAMUIC-IGC-003103 chromosome 7, iqSchCanc2.1, whole genome shotgun sequence, a genomic segment contains:
- the LOC126092108 gene encoding beclin-1-like protein: MDAVAMVEPKCSVSFVCQRCLQPVKLDSSFNSLGEHTLAELSLPIQPAPEVDLETHAASLDRYVPAVRLTESGNGANGFMLIDDEGEKESLSHKMRVTAGLFDLLSSNSEIDHPLCEECTDALLDLLDQQLRLTAEEWNDYSSFLKRLEAEDEEQNLDELEKELEALKAEEGQLMESLEDLQEQERKVRAALAEQERETERLDREEERYWREYIRHRREHFLMEDEYHSLECQRTYVQAQLDKLKKTNVFNATFHIWHSGHFGTINNFRLGRLPSVPVDWSEINAAWGQTALLLAALARKMNLSFKEYRLVPYGNHSYIEVLKDNRELPLYGSGGFRFLWDTKFDSAMVAFLDCLQQFKEQVEKGDSGFCLPYRMEKGRIEDSATGNSYNIKIQFNSEEQWTKSLKFLLTNLKWGLAWVSSQFTKDEAEASQR, from the exons ATGGATGCAGTAGCTATGGTTGAACCAAAATGCAGTGTAAGCTTTGTCTGTCAAAGATGCCTGCAACCTGTAAAATTGGATTCTTCCTTCAACAGTTTAGGAGAACATACACTGGCTGAATTATCCT TACCAATCCAGCCAGCACCAGAAGTAGATTTGGAAACCCATGCAGCAAGTCTAGATCGGTACGTACCAGCGGTCAGACTCACTGAGTCGGGCAATGGTGCTAACGGGTTTATGCTTATTGATGACGAAGGTGAAAAGGAGAGCCTGAGTCACAAGATGAGG GTAACAGCCGGTCTCTTTGACCTGCTGTCAAGTAATTCAGAAATTGATCACCCTCTATGTGAAGAGTGCACTGATGCATTGCTGGATCTTCTTGACCAGCAGTTGAGGCTCACAGCTGAAGAATGGAATGATTATAGCAGCTTTTTAAAGAg GTTGGAGGCTGAAGATGAAGAACAGAACTTAGATGAATTGGAAAAAGAACTAGAAGCA CTGAAAGCAGAAGAGGGGCAGTTGATGGAGAGTCTTGAAGATCTTCAAGAGCAAGAACGCAAAGTACGAGCAGCTTTGGCTGAACAAGAGCGTGAGACAGAGAGGCTTGATCGTGAAGAAGAGCGTTATTGGAGGGAATACATAAGGCATCGTAGAGAACACTTTCTTATGGAGGACGAGTATCACAG CCTAGAATGTCAGCGAACATATGTACAAGCACAGTTGGACAAACTGAAGAAAACAAATGTTTTCAATGCCACATTCCATATATGGCATTCAGGGCATTTTGGTACAATAAATAATTTCCGGCTGGGGCGACTGCCAAGTGTCCCTGTTGACTGGAGTGAAATCAATGCTGCATGGGGACAAACTGCTCTTCTGCTAGCAGCTCTGGCACGCAAAATGAATCTCTCATTCAAGGAGTACAGGCTTGTACCTTATGGGAATCATTCTTATATTGAG gtaTTGAAGGACAATAGAGAACTGCCTCTGTATGGCTCTGGTGGTTTCCGCTTCTTATGGGACACAAAATTTGACTCTGCAATGGTTGCATTCCTTGATTGTCTACAACAGTTCAAGGAACAAGTAGAGAAGGGAGATTCAGGTTTCTGCTTACCTTATCGTATGGAGAAGGGAAGAATAGAAGATTCTGCCACTGGAAATTCCTACAATATAAA